Proteins encoded in a region of the Quercus lobata isolate SW786 chromosome 8, ValleyOak3.0 Primary Assembly, whole genome shotgun sequence genome:
- the LOC115957609 gene encoding uncharacterized protein LOC115957609, which yields MCCGTRICMLCTCLILVVIVIGMLFGFGVFKNGFHKLKDTVTLCDPNVNGSLCGTKRPFLGYTAPPPF from the coding sequence ATGTGCTGTGGGACTAGGATATGTATGCTGTGTACGTGTCTCATACTTGTGGTGATAGTTATTGGGATGCTGTTCGGGTTTGGAGTGTTCAAGAATGGCTTCCACAAGTTGAAGGACACTGTGACTCTCTGTGATCCTAATGTCAATGGAAGTCTGTGTGGAACTAAAAGGCCCTTCTTGGGTTACACAGCTCCTCCACCTTTCTGA